The Peribacillus sp. FSL P2-0133 genome has a segment encoding these proteins:
- a CDS encoding glycerophosphodiester phosphodiesterase, with the protein MGASAANGNHSNSSIYEKKIVNIAHRGASGYAPEHTIPAYQLGEQMKGDYIEIDLQMTKDGRLIAMHDEKVDRTTNGTGLVKDLTLAEIKQLDAGSWFNEKYPQLAKEVYGGLKVPTLEEVFKKFGKQANYYIETKSPEVYPGMEEELLQVLEEYKMVDSKGRTKNVLIQSFSKESLMKVHDMNPKLPLVQLYSYKNPATISDEELESVKEYAIGVGPNFNKVDGQYVKMVRSHDLQFHPYTVNDRADMKKALEWGATGLFTNYPDVFSEVLREYKHDNHNENGN; encoded by the coding sequence ATGGGGGCCTCAGCTGCAAATGGAAATCATTCCAATTCATCTATTTATGAGAAGAAAATCGTGAATATTGCACATCGGGGAGCTTCTGGTTATGCACCTGAACATACCATTCCCGCTTATCAATTGGGAGAACAAATGAAAGGTGACTACATAGAAATCGATCTTCAGATGACCAAGGATGGAAGATTGATAGCAATGCATGATGAAAAGGTGGATCGTACGACGAATGGTACAGGTCTGGTGAAGGATTTAACGCTGGCAGAAATCAAGCAACTGGATGCCGGTTCATGGTTTAATGAAAAATATCCGCAATTGGCAAAAGAGGTATATGGAGGGTTAAAGGTTCCCACTCTTGAAGAAGTCTTTAAGAAGTTCGGAAAGCAGGCCAATTACTATATCGAAACAAAGTCCCCTGAAGTATATCCAGGAATGGAAGAAGAACTTTTGCAGGTTCTGGAAGAATATAAAATGGTGGATTCAAAAGGCCGTACCAAGAATGTATTAATACAATCGTTCAGTAAAGAAAGCCTTATGAAGGTTCATGACATGAATCCAAAGTTACCGCTTGTGCAACTCTATTCTTATAAGAACCCAGCAACCATTTCAGATGAAGAATTGGAATCCGTTAAGGAATATGCAATTGGCGTTGGCCCGAACTTCAATAAGGTTGATGGACAATATGTGAAGATGGTTCGCAGTCATGACCTTCAATTCCATCCATATACAGTAAATGACAGAGCGGATATGAAAAAGGCTCTTGAATGGGGTGCAACGGGGCTGTTCACTAATTATCCTGATGTATTCAGCGAGGTACTAA